Proteins encoded together in one Triticum dicoccoides isolate Atlit2015 ecotype Zavitan chromosome 7B, WEW_v2.0, whole genome shotgun sequence window:
- the LOC119340021 gene encoding F-box/LRR-repeat protein At3g26922-like — MDNDLTCARKRHMGSYESYQGKVFKKTRANVQFTDLPEDMLSMVLSKLPLKDAVRSGILSSKWKDRWMLCPKLRFDVLTVSKNVFYEQQYTQKFIKTVNAVMQQHQGMVVEELMIKFEFDCRILDHINSWVAFVVSSRTKSLALDIAPTDYFGRTDQYRFPLELLDNKSIFQLRHLKLSFASFELPPQFSGFPNLRTLDLYLLRVSRKDLQDMLSNCINLEWFSIFRCHLNDELTVACPLSKLLYFRVVHCRITKIVLNAAKLKTFIFYGRLYPVDLGDAPNLIHAFLDFYTPVTLEHALTILPKVLPSVQDLTLRASFELKMPLLMETSCKFSHLKCLDLWLILDDKEVDNILSLASLLRAAPFVETLGMNFRVFGVPHHVSEPIKSITRCPHNHLKNLHITGFSGTTTQLEFLVHVVESAHALEILTINGPNIARRDDKWLIRFRSLVRELERKYLHEIISPNVKLSIFSRNSKMLEGQKHMSFLEEIDAAILYYATHQ, encoded by the exons ATGGACAACGATCTAACATGCGCAAGAAAAAGACACATGGGTTCCTATGAATCCTACCAAGGAAAAGTCTTTAAGAAAACCAGAGCAAATGTTCAGTTTACAGACCTTCCTGAGGATATGCTATCTATGGTTCTATCAAAGTTGCCACTAAAGGATGCTGTAAGGAGTGGCATTCTATCAAGTAAATGGAAAGATAGGTGGATGTTATGCCCCAAACTAAGATTTGATGTTCTCACAGTGTCCAAGAATGTGTTTTACGAACAACAATACACTCAGAAATTCATTAAGACTGTGAATGCAGTCATGCAACAACATCAGGGCATGGTTGTTGAAGAGCTCATGATCAAATTTGAGTTTGACTGCAGGATACTAGATCATATCAATTCGTGGGTTGCTTTTGTTGTATCATCGCGGACGAAGAGCCTTGCCCTTGATATAGCACCAACCGATTACTTCGGTCGTACTGATCAGTACAGATTTCCGCTCGAGCTTTTAGACAACAAAAGCATATTTCAGCTTCGTCATCTAAAACTTAGCTTTGCATCATTTGAACTGCCCCCTCAATTCAGCGGTTTTCCAAATCTGAGAACACTTGACTTGTACTTGTTACGTGTCAGCCGGAAGGATCTTCAAGATATGCTGTCAAATTGCATTAATCTTGAGTGGTTCAGTATATTTAGATGCCACCTGAATGATGAGCTGACAGTAGCTTGCCCATTGTCAAAGTTATTATACTTCCGTGTTGTGCACTGCAGGATAACAAAGATAGTACTCAATGCGGCAAAACTCAAAACTTTCATTTTCTATGGGCGTCTGTATCCTGTTGACCTTGGGGATGCTCCAAACTTGATACACGCATTTCTTGATTTCTATACCCCAGTGACTCTTGAACATGCTTTGACTATACTTCCCAAAGTGCTTCCAAGTGTTCAGGATCTGACATTGCGTGCTTCATTTGAACTCAAG ATGCCCTTGTTGATGGAGACCTCTTGCAAGTTTTCCCACTTAAAATGTTTAGATTTGTGGTTGATTTTAGATGACAAAGAAGTTGACAATATTCTGTCTTTGGCCTCACTTTTGAGGGCTGCTCCTTTCGTTGAAACGTTAGGGATGAAT TTTCGTGTTTTTGGTGTCCCACATCATGTCTCAGAGCCTATTAAAAGCATTACCAGGTGTCCACATAATCATCTGAAGAACCTGCATATTACAGGATTTTCTGGAACAACAACACAACTTGAATTTCTAGTGCATGTTGTTGAAAGTGCCCATGCCCTGGAGATTTTGACGATTAATGGACCTAACATAGCTCGCCGTGATGATAAATGGCTAATAAGATTCCGTTCCCTAGTTCGAGAACTGGAGAGAAAATATCTTCATGAAATAATTTCACCAAATGTGAAGCTCTCCATTTTCTCCCGGAATTCTAAAATgctggaaggacagaaacacatgagTTTTCTGGAAGAAATCGACGCCGCCATATTATATTATGCAACTCATCAATGA